The proteins below are encoded in one region of Paenibacillus albus:
- a CDS encoding CD3324 family protein, with protein MKYSKAESVFPEELLRIIQQYVQGELVYIPKPKEAHRKWGENTRSKSIVTARNAEIKSLYRGGVSMSELSDRYFLSFESIKKIIYTKN; from the coding sequence GTGAAATATTCAAAAGCCGAGTCAGTTTTCCCAGAGGAATTACTACGAATCATTCAACAATACGTACAGGGCGAATTGGTGTATATCCCGAAGCCCAAAGAAGCGCACCGAAAATGGGGCGAGAATACCCGCAGCAAAAGCATCGTCACCGCTCGGAATGCTGAGATCAAATCTCTATATCGCGGCGGAGTCAGCATGAGTGAGTTGTCGGATCGGTACTTCTTGTCCTTCGAGAGCATTAAGAAAATCATTTATACGAAGAACTAA
- a CDS encoding nucleotidyltransferase domain-containing protein, whose protein sequence is MNESTKQQLMEKNERLIHMVIERARRDFPEDIAIIGLTGSMSTGDFHEMSDLDLIIINNTDRAWEISDCFILDDVGYDIYCTPWDTRIQAQASLESPGVSSLTELKILYHASTQDLEKFNAFRQKALDALASPIGADCLERAKKWIDIAKQEYSAAMLADDIGSVRHASAGVIYNLVNALVSMNNTCIKRGIKRYLEEIRSYRFIPDNLESLYMSVIEAKTIEEIRDASLNILRSVTRLHNEMCDNFIVKPTPTFDNLKGTYEELWCNCRNKIINSVDTNDTSYAFLAALGAQEYLDEMTAVKGTPKFDLMQYFDASDLQVMKEKFLQVMDEYHKEYVKVGRKVESFATFEQLYAQFMG, encoded by the coding sequence ATGAACGAATCGACAAAACAGCAGTTGATGGAGAAGAATGAACGGCTCATTCATATGGTGATTGAACGTGCAAGACGAGATTTTCCAGAAGATATCGCCATCATTGGGCTTACGGGTTCTATGAGCACCGGAGATTTTCACGAGATGAGCGATCTTGATCTCATTATTATTAATAACACCGACCGGGCGTGGGAGATATCCGATTGCTTTATATTGGACGATGTCGGATATGATATCTATTGCACACCGTGGGATACCCGAATTCAAGCCCAGGCGAGCTTGGAAAGTCCCGGCGTGTCGAGCCTTACCGAGCTCAAGATTCTGTATCACGCCAGCACACAGGATTTGGAGAAATTCAACGCATTCAGGCAAAAAGCTCTAGATGCGCTGGCGAGTCCGATTGGAGCAGATTGTCTTGAGCGGGCAAAGAAGTGGATCGATATCGCAAAGCAAGAATATAGCGCAGCGATGCTGGCGGATGATATCGGTTCCGTACGCCATGCTTCTGCCGGTGTGATCTATAATCTGGTCAATGCCTTGGTCAGCATGAACAACACGTGCATCAAACGGGGAATCAAGAGGTACTTGGAAGAGATCCGAAGCTATCGCTTTATTCCTGACAATCTGGAATCCTTATACATGTCCGTGATTGAAGCGAAGACAATTGAAGAAATCCGTGATGCCTCCTTAAACATCCTAAGAAGCGTTACACGGCTGCACAACGAGATGTGCGATAACTTTATAGTTAAACCGACGCCAACCTTCGATAATCTTAAGGGAACATACGAAGAATTGTGGTGCAACTGTCGTAATAAAATCATAAACAGCGTTGACACTAACGATACCTCATATGCCTTTCTTGCGGCTTTAGGAGCTCAAGAGTATCTCGATGAAATGACTGCGGTTAAAGGAACGCCAAAGTTTGATTTGATGCAGTACTTTGATGCAAGCGATCTACAAGTAATGAAAGAGAAGTTCCTTCAAGTGATGGATGAATATCATAAGGAATATGTCAAAGTCGGCAGAAAAGTAGAAAGCTTCGCCACTTTTGAGCAGCTATACGCTCAGTTTATGGGTTAA
- a CDS encoding aldo/keto reductase, with protein sequence MQKAVLGRTGLEVTKLGFGAMEIRGPRIWGGRSVTDNEADRILNSVLDAGINFIDTAYDYGLSEEYIGRFISKRRDEYILATKCGCTVVNFGDHDETPHVWTRDNLLHNIETSLRRMNTDYIDLLQLHNPTVEQTEEGNLVEVLREIQASGKVRWIGISSTLPHIASYIQSGVYDSFQIPYSALERDHENIISDAANAGAGTIIRGGVGRGEPGAGLGNEDRWAVWEKAGLDELLEEGESRTGFILRYTLSHPGLSTTIVGTKNPEHLAENIRIAEKGALSGEIYEEAKRRLQAAGQGPRN encoded by the coding sequence ATGCAAAAAGCAGTGCTAGGCAGAACAGGTCTCGAGGTTACGAAGCTGGGGTTTGGCGCGATGGAAATTCGCGGTCCGCGAATTTGGGGAGGGCGGTCCGTTACGGACAACGAGGCTGATCGCATCTTAAACAGTGTGCTGGATGCGGGGATTAACTTCATTGATACGGCCTACGATTACGGCTTAAGCGAAGAGTACATAGGCCGCTTCATCAGCAAACGCCGTGACGAATATATTCTAGCAACCAAATGTGGATGTACCGTGGTCAATTTCGGTGATCACGATGAAACGCCTCATGTTTGGACAAGGGATAACTTGCTGCATAACATCGAAACAAGCTTACGGCGTATGAATACAGATTATATTGATCTGCTGCAGCTCCATAATCCGACCGTCGAGCAGACGGAAGAAGGAAACTTGGTGGAGGTGCTTCGGGAAATTCAAGCATCCGGCAAAGTACGCTGGATCGGCATTTCCTCGACATTGCCGCACATTGCGAGCTATATCCAATCAGGTGTATACGACAGCTTCCAAATTCCATATTCCGCGCTGGAGAGAGATCATGAGAACATCATCTCTGATGCGGCAAATGCTGGAGCTGGCACGATTATCCGCGGTGGTGTTGGTCGCGGTGAGCCTGGTGCTGGTCTTGGCAATGAGGATCGCTGGGCAGTGTGGGAGAAGGCGGGACTGGATGAATTGCTAGAGGAAGGCGAGAGTCGGACCGGCTTCATCCTTCGGTATACACTCAGTCATCCGGGCTTGTCCACGACGATCGTTGGCACGAAGAATCCGGAGCATCTGGCTGAGAATATACGAATTGCCGAGAAAGGTGCACTTTCTGGAGAGATCTACGAGGAAGCGAAGCGTCGCCTGCAAGCGGCTGGCCAAGGTCCTCGGAACTAA
- a CDS encoding 2-phosphoglycerate kinase, with the protein MIILLSGNSQTGKTYMAQNLLETYKIPYYSIDHLKMGIYRANASCGFTPMDSNKHIGDHLWPIVKGIIMTAIENHQSLCMEGCYIFPHYLQELEQSYLDNIIPVFLGYSNRYITENYEEKILKYRDIIEVRGELTPEDTSAATIEEYLKENDVFRRSCAAAGEKFFEIDRSYEDEISHVYAYIANRSGKKIGFK; encoded by the coding sequence ATGATTATCCTTCTTAGCGGAAACAGCCAAACGGGCAAAACCTATATGGCTCAAAATCTGCTCGAAACCTACAAGATTCCCTATTACTCCATTGACCATCTGAAAATGGGGATTTATCGGGCCAACGCCAGTTGCGGATTCACGCCTATGGATAGCAATAAACATATTGGAGATCACTTGTGGCCGATCGTTAAAGGCATCATCATGACGGCAATTGAGAATCACCAGAGCTTGTGTATGGAAGGCTGCTACATTTTCCCGCATTATCTGCAAGAGCTTGAGCAATCCTACTTGGACAACATCATCCCTGTATTCCTCGGTTACTCCAATCGCTATATTACGGAGAACTATGAAGAGAAGATATTAAAGTACAGAGACATCATCGAGGTCCGAGGCGAGCTGACGCCAGAAGATACTTCCGCAGCCACAATCGAGGAATATCTCAAAGAAAATGACGTGTTTAGGCGGAGCTGCGCAGCTGCGGGGGAGAAGTTCTTTGAGATTGATCGCTCCTATGAGGATGAAATATCCCATGTATATGCGTATATTGCTAACCGGAGTGGTAAAAAGATAGGATTTAAATAA
- a CDS encoding Bcr/CflA family multidrug efflux MFS transporter, with product MTKQKSLNAFKLALLLGLFSTLGPFTIDMYLPAFPEIVKNFDTSASLVQISLTACLLGLGIGQLVMGSLSDAHGRRNPLLFSMAAYAIASLACAISPNIGLLIAFRFIQGFAASAGIVISRAIARDLYSGHELTKFFSMLLLVGNLGPLVAPVTGSGVLSFTNWHGVFIALAMLGFYLLTMTKWKLQETLPAENRGPSNFAQQLGNYGKLLRDRQFVGYMLAQGIMIAGVFAYVSGTPFIYQNIYGASPTVFAFLFGLNGISLMIGSQLVGRMSHRVSEHSFLLFGLLLACLASVAVIIVAVVHGPLFTLVIPLFCFVAAIGITSTAAFPLAMESQKHMAGSAAALLGVIPFLLGAVVSPLVGIAGEDTAVPLGVIILFTSVAAMLAYFLLGKKKSSRSSIQAAAN from the coding sequence ATGACTAAACAGAAAAGTCTCAATGCGTTTAAGCTCGCTTTATTATTAGGATTATTCTCGACACTTGGGCCTTTTACGATTGATATGTATTTACCGGCGTTTCCAGAGATCGTGAAGAACTTTGATACGTCGGCTTCGCTTGTGCAGATCAGCTTAACCGCTTGTTTACTCGGACTTGGGATCGGTCAGCTCGTAATGGGCTCACTCAGTGACGCTCACGGCAGACGGAATCCGCTGCTCTTCTCAATGGCTGCCTATGCTATCGCGTCGTTAGCTTGCGCCATCTCGCCTAATATCGGTCTATTGATCGCATTCCGTTTCATACAGGGTTTTGCTGCGTCAGCGGGCATCGTCATTTCGCGTGCAATCGCTCGCGATCTGTACAGCGGCCATGAGCTGACTAAATTTTTCTCAATGCTCCTGCTTGTAGGTAACTTGGGTCCGCTCGTAGCGCCGGTTACCGGAAGCGGAGTTCTCTCTTTCACGAATTGGCATGGTGTATTTATTGCATTGGCAATGCTCGGCTTCTATCTGCTGACAATGACCAAATGGAAGCTTCAAGAGACGCTTCCGGCTGAGAACAGAGGACCGAGTAATTTCGCCCAACAGCTGGGTAACTACGGGAAGCTGCTGCGAGATCGCCAGTTTGTCGGTTATATGCTGGCTCAAGGGATCATGATTGCAGGCGTATTCGCGTACGTCTCGGGAACACCTTTTATCTATCAGAACATTTACGGGGCTTCACCGACCGTTTTCGCATTCTTATTCGGATTGAACGGTATTAGTCTGATGATCGGCTCCCAATTGGTCGGCCGAATGTCCCACCGAGTATCCGAACATAGCTTCCTGTTATTCGGCTTGCTGCTTGCTTGCCTGGCGAGTGTCGCTGTTATCATCGTAGCCGTCGTTCATGGCCCGTTATTCACATTGGTCATTCCATTATTCTGCTTCGTTGCCGCAATCGGCATCACATCAACCGCAGCTTTCCCGCTTGCTATGGAGAGCCAGAAGCATATGGCGGGCAGCGCTGCAGCTCTGCTCGGCGTTATTCCGTTCTTACTGGGAGCCGTTGTCTCTCCGCTAGTCGGAATTGCAGGTGAAGATACAGCCGTTCCACTAGGCGTCATTATATTGTTCACGAGTGTTGCTGCCATGCTGGCTTACTTCTTACTGGGCAAGAAGAAGTCTAGCCGTTCTTCGATTCAAGCAGCTGCGAATTAA
- a CDS encoding LacI family DNA-binding transcriptional regulator, with protein sequence MDNPTIKEIARRAGVSKSTVSRIISGNGYSSPEARDKVLGLIEEMQYKPNAVARAMVSQRTHNIGVLLYRREHPIASHPFYGKIVDAVLLEAARLNYSIFVTTDHDMSYRSADFMMEKRVDGLILISRLQQNVIDHITNFGLPFVMVNGSTDVDGVIHIVNQDEAGGRMVAEHLTRTGHERIFVIAGPQNHRSHHLRLKGFMTYMRQNGIQEADAAIHAAATSTFAEGYEIISRQWNAFREGGYTALFATNDMLATGAMKFLLEQAVLIPEQVSVVGFDDVDFAGMFSPSLTTIRVDTWEMGAQSVRMLDKLIRQEPNVNHPSELMPRLIVRQSTK encoded by the coding sequence GTGGATAATCCGACCATCAAAGAAATCGCCCGGCGAGCCGGAGTGTCCAAATCCACCGTTTCGCGAATCATTTCCGGGAATGGATATTCAAGTCCGGAAGCACGTGATAAGGTGCTTGGGCTGATCGAAGAAATGCAATACAAACCGAATGCGGTCGCAAGGGCCATGGTGTCGCAAAGAACGCATAACATCGGCGTGCTTCTGTATCGTCGAGAGCATCCAATCGCCTCGCATCCCTTCTATGGAAAGATCGTCGATGCTGTCTTGCTCGAAGCTGCACGCTTGAACTATTCGATCTTCGTGACAACGGATCATGATATGTCGTACCGCTCGGCCGACTTCATGATGGAGAAACGGGTGGACGGGCTCATCCTCATCAGCCGGCTGCAGCAGAACGTTATTGATCACATTACGAATTTCGGTCTCCCGTTCGTCATGGTGAACGGTTCAACGGACGTCGATGGCGTCATCCACATCGTGAATCAAGATGAAGCGGGCGGAAGGATGGTCGCCGAACATCTGACCCGAACCGGGCATGAACGGATATTCGTCATTGCGGGACCGCAGAATCATCGCAGTCACCATTTGCGCTTGAAAGGATTCATGACGTACATGAGGCAGAACGGTATCCAGGAAGCCGATGCTGCGATTCACGCTGCGGCAACTTCGACTTTCGCCGAGGGCTACGAGATTATTAGCCGTCAATGGAATGCTTTTCGGGAGGGCGGGTATACAGCGCTCTTCGCGACGAATGACATGCTTGCCACGGGTGCCATGAAATTTCTGCTGGAGCAAGCGGTTCTCATTCCTGAGCAAGTGTCAGTTGTCGGCTTCGACGACGTGGATTTTGCGGGGATGTTCTCACCGTCCCTCACGACGATCAGAGTAGACACCTGGGAGATGGGTGCACAGTCCGTTCGTATGCTAGACAAGCTGATTCGGCAGGAACCGAACGTCAATCATCCAAGCGAGTTGATGCCCCGCCTTATCGTCAGACAGTCGACCAAGTAA
- a CDS encoding ABC transporter permease — MRWYFKALGTRKIVEFIVLVLFVIFFLGPLLNLAILAFTGKWNYPDVMPHQWSMKWWTFVFKQEDIPQSIGLSFMIAAIVTGLSIVLCIPAAYAFARIRFPLSRFFLFSFLLTHAFPKMGLYVSIAVLFYKLGLVNTLLGVVLIHMINVLMFMTWIPTAAFRNVHQAQEESARDVGAGPIRVFLKITLPMALPGIIVASIFTFLNSLDEAQGTFLVGIPNYKTMPIVMYSIISDYPAYAGAVFSIILTAPTIILLLAAKRFVSADVMSSGFTLK, encoded by the coding sequence ATGCGCTGGTATTTCAAAGCACTCGGCACCCGAAAGATCGTTGAATTTATCGTACTTGTGCTCTTCGTCATTTTCTTTCTAGGGCCGCTGCTCAACTTAGCGATTCTGGCATTCACCGGAAAATGGAACTATCCGGATGTTATGCCGCATCAATGGTCCATGAAATGGTGGACCTTCGTCTTCAAACAGGAGGACATCCCGCAATCCATCGGTTTATCGTTCATGATTGCCGCTATTGTGACTGGCTTGTCCATCGTGCTGTGTATCCCGGCAGCTTACGCGTTCGCTCGGATTCGTTTTCCGCTCAGCCGGTTCTTCCTGTTCTCGTTTCTGCTGACGCATGCGTTTCCGAAGATGGGCTTGTATGTCTCGATCGCGGTGCTCTTCTACAAGCTTGGCTTGGTGAACACGCTGCTCGGCGTTGTGCTGATCCATATGATTAACGTACTCATGTTCATGACTTGGATTCCGACCGCAGCCTTCCGCAATGTGCATCAAGCGCAGGAAGAATCGGCGAGGGACGTGGGAGCTGGCCCGATCCGGGTATTTCTTAAGATCACTTTGCCGATGGCGCTGCCGGGCATTATCGTGGCATCCATCTTCACGTTCCTGAATTCGCTCGACGAAGCGCAAGGCACGTTCCTGGTCGGTATCCCGAATTATAAAACGATGCCGATCGTCATGTATTCCATCATCAGCGATTATCCGGCGTATGCCGGTGCCGTGTTCTCTATCATCCTGACGGCTCCGACGATTATCCTGCTGCTGGCTGCCAAGCGGTTCGTAAGCGCAGATGTCATGTCCAGCGGGTTTACTCTGAAGTAA
- a CDS encoding ABC transporter ATP-binding protein, whose amino-acid sequence MQVSVQQLSKRYRTGEGVSSISLDVRKGELITLLGPSGCGKTTVLRSIGGFLEPDSGDILIEGASVLKSPPEKRPTSMVFQGYNLWPHMTVFENLAFGLKIRKMKKADILQAVSDVLELVRLPGAENKYPGQLSGGQQQRIALARSLLLKPAVLLLDEPFSALDAKLRHEMREELREIQAETGLTMVFVTHDQEEALSISDRIVVMNHGNIEQIATPQEIYDMPSTLFVAQFIGKMNFLKGVISEGQVTVGKLKFPNSKSLSGGVRLAIRPEDVSLSSEEQEGMPGVVKQIMILGHYAEVTIQLAEHGVIRAFQPRDSVKELHSGDLIHVSFKKVLTYSEDQA is encoded by the coding sequence ATTCAGGTTTCCGTTCAACAATTGTCCAAACGTTACCGCACGGGGGAAGGTGTCTCGTCAATCTCGCTCGATGTGCGTAAGGGGGAGCTTATCACGCTGCTCGGCCCGTCCGGCTGCGGCAAAACGACGGTGCTGCGCAGCATTGGTGGGTTTCTTGAACCGGACTCCGGAGACATTCTCATTGAAGGCGCGAGCGTGCTGAAGTCGCCGCCGGAGAAACGTCCAACTTCGATGGTGTTTCAAGGCTACAATCTATGGCCGCATATGACGGTGTTCGAGAACCTCGCATTCGGCCTTAAAATACGCAAGATGAAGAAAGCCGATATTCTCCAGGCTGTGAGTGATGTCTTGGAGCTGGTTCGTTTGCCTGGCGCAGAGAACAAGTATCCAGGCCAGCTCTCCGGCGGTCAGCAGCAGCGCATTGCGCTGGCAAGATCGCTGCTCTTGAAGCCGGCGGTGCTTCTGCTCGACGAGCCGTTCTCGGCGCTCGACGCCAAGCTTCGGCATGAGATGCGGGAGGAGCTTCGCGAGATTCAGGCGGAGACCGGCCTCACGATGGTGTTCGTGACCCATGACCAGGAGGAAGCGCTGTCGATTTCCGACCGCATCGTAGTCATGAATCACGGCAATATCGAGCAGATTGCTACACCTCAAGAGATTTACGACATGCCGAGCACGCTGTTCGTTGCGCAATTCATCGGCAAAATGAACTTTTTGAAAGGGGTGATTTCGGAAGGCCAAGTGACCGTAGGGAAGTTGAAATTTCCAAATTCGAAATCGTTGTCCGGTGGGGTGCGGCTAGCAATTCGGCCAGAAGATGTCAGCTTGTCAAGTGAAGAGCAAGAAGGAATGCCCGGCGTCGTCAAACAGATTATGATTCTGGGCCATTATGCCGAAGTGACGATTCAATTAGCTGAGCATGGCGTCATTCGGGCGTTTCAACCGCGAGATTCCGTCAAGGAGCTGCATTCAGGTGACCTGATTCACGTCAGCTTCAAGAAAGTGCTCACATACTCGGAAGACCAGGCTTAG
- a CDS encoding extracellular solute-binding protein: MLRKKTALSIMTLTTVTAALLSGCGTSNNADDANTGKANNSTANAGSNTTQTDTAAKPVEFNFYFTGSENVKNLWDTIIPMFEKEHADVKVNEVYIPSGTGAQPTYDRILAAKKAGKGSGDIDLYEDGLNNVTQGQKDDLWETLDPAKIANLASIDGKTLTDVSNLAIPYRSSAVVLAYNSEKVATPPKTLDELFAWIKQNPEKFAYNDPSTGGAGSSFVTTTLYSTLPEDAIHNTDPSIEKQWDTGFNTLKGLGKYVYGKGIYPKKNQGTLDLLISGEVDMIPAWSDMALEQIGNGQLPATTKLTQITPGFTGGPTYLMVPKLSEKKDAVNEFLNFVLSPEAQSVVVTKMHGFPGIQMSNMPKDIQDSFKGVAEGFRTFNIGDLGSDINKRWQSDVAAQ; the protein is encoded by the coding sequence ATGCTACGCAAAAAAACCGCTCTATCCATCATGACCCTGACGACAGTTACAGCAGCACTGCTATCCGGATGTGGAACATCGAATAATGCGGACGACGCGAACACGGGTAAGGCGAATAACAGCACGGCGAACGCAGGCAGCAATACGACGCAAACGGACACGGCGGCTAAACCGGTCGAGTTCAACTTCTATTTCACCGGCTCGGAGAACGTTAAGAATCTGTGGGATACCATTATTCCGATGTTCGAGAAGGAGCATGCAGACGTAAAGGTCAACGAAGTTTACATCCCGTCCGGCACCGGCGCACAGCCGACATACGACCGTATTCTCGCGGCGAAGAAGGCAGGCAAAGGCTCTGGAGATATCGATCTTTACGAGGACGGCTTGAATAACGTGACTCAAGGCCAGAAGGACGATCTGTGGGAAACGCTTGATCCGGCCAAAATCGCTAACTTAGCCTCCATCGACGGCAAAACGTTGACTGACGTCTCGAACCTGGCTATTCCGTATCGTTCATCCGCTGTCGTGCTCGCATACAACAGCGAGAAAGTAGCGACACCTCCGAAAACATTGGATGAGCTGTTTGCTTGGATTAAGCAGAATCCGGAGAAATTCGCTTACAATGATCCATCTACTGGTGGCGCCGGCAGCTCCTTCGTGACAACGACGCTGTACAGCACTCTGCCGGAAGATGCGATCCACAACACCGATCCGAGCATCGAGAAGCAGTGGGATACAGGCTTTAACACGCTGAAGGGTCTAGGCAAGTACGTATATGGCAAAGGCATCTATCCGAAGAAAAACCAAGGCACGCTAGACCTGCTGATCAGCGGTGAGGTAGACATGATTCCGGCTTGGTCCGACATGGCGCTTGAGCAAATCGGCAACGGCCAGCTGCCGGCTACGACTAAGCTGACGCAAATCACACCTGGCTTCACTGGCGGACCGACGTACCTGATGGTACCGAAGCTGTCCGAGAAGAAAGACGCGGTTAATGAATTCCTGAACTTCGTGCTTTCACCAGAAGCGCAATCCGTGGTCGTGACCAAAATGCACGGTTTCCCAGGCATCCAGATGTCGAATATGCCGAAGGATATTCAAGATTCCTTCAAAGGTGTAGCGGAAGGCTTCCGTACTTTCAACATCGGTGACCTCGGCAGTGACATCAACAAACGCTGGCAAAGCGATGTAGCCGCGCAATGA
- a CDS encoding ABC transporter permease, translating to MTKQVKMGILGLLLVIPSFLLLFVTVVIPIAVSFKESLSNKEGGYDLSNYKYLFTDKLMRSNIVFSLEVTIISVVIVLIVSYVLAAYMRFNKGKLVAWIRNMYMIPIFIPSVIATYGLIQLLGNHGWVSRWVLLLGGGGIPRIIFDMKGIIIANLWFNIPFTTMLLGSALAGVPDSVMESAKDVGAGRLRLFTKFILPLTYKTLLVAVTFVFMGVIGSFTAPFLLGPNAPQMLGVSMEQIFGVFQEKEQAAALAFFTFLLCSFMGYFYIRSMIKEEGARS from the coding sequence ATGACGAAACAAGTGAAAATGGGGATACTGGGATTGCTTCTGGTCATCCCCTCTTTTTTATTGCTGTTCGTCACAGTGGTCATTCCGATCGCGGTCTCATTCAAAGAGAGCCTCTCCAACAAGGAAGGCGGCTATGATCTATCCAATTACAAGTACCTCTTCACGGATAAGCTGATGCGCTCCAACATTGTTTTCTCGCTGGAAGTGACGATCATTTCAGTTGTGATTGTACTAATCGTTAGTTATGTGCTGGCAGCTTACATGCGTTTCAATAAAGGCAAATTAGTGGCGTGGATTCGGAATATGTACATGATCCCAATCTTCATCCCTTCGGTAATCGCAACCTACGGCTTGATTCAGCTGCTTGGCAACCATGGCTGGGTATCCCGCTGGGTGCTGCTGCTGGGTGGAGGAGGGATTCCTCGTATTATCTTTGATATGAAAGGCATCATTATTGCGAATTTGTGGTTCAACATTCCGTTCACGACCATGCTGCTCGGTTCCGCTTTGGCCGGTGTTCCGGATTCGGTCATGGAGAGCGCGAAGGACGTAGGCGCGGGGAGACTTCGCCTGTTCACCAAGTTCATACTCCCGCTCACTTACAAAACGCTGCTCGTTGCAGTCACCTTCGTCTTCATGGGCGTCATCGGCTCGTTCACCGCGCCGTTTCTACTCGGCCCGAATGCACCGCAGATGCTAGGCGTGTCAATGGAACAGATCTTCGGTGTGTTTCAGGAGAAAGAGCAGGCGGCAGCGCTGGCGTTCTTCACGTTCTTGCTCTGTTCGTTCATGGGGTATTTCTACATCCGGAGCATGATTAAGGAAGAAGGTGCGCGTTCTTGA
- a CDS encoding CehA/McbA family metallohydrolase: protein MRWMACELHTHTDHSDGRQSLLELAQGARALGFDCVALTDHNTMTGLKDKQAVEQETGMTIISGMEWTTFYGHMVTIGLSEFVDWRPAGPGDIDQGIKQVHAHGGIAGMAHPYRIGSPMCTGCFWEFDIQDWSQLDYIEVWSGTFPSIKTDNTRAFRLWTERLNDGFHIAATSGRDWHVQEQTDAPIAATYLLLDETEGSVTEQAVRALAAGRASVTMGPFVTMELHTELAVYGIGDCVPMKERLESYEAVLEIDFQAREGMWTFPEAGYLIIIVSNLGIIGEQQADSNQKEYRFEIPGDGLKWVRAELKGTVRGLYTTIAFTNAIYAEFE, encoded by the coding sequence ATGCGCTGGATGGCATGCGAGCTGCATACGCATACGGATCACAGTGACGGCAGGCAATCCCTGCTCGAGCTTGCGCAAGGGGCGCGAGCACTCGGCTTCGACTGCGTTGCATTGACCGACCATAATACGATGACGGGCTTGAAAGATAAGCAGGCTGTTGAGCAAGAGACTGGCATGACCATTATTTCGGGGATGGAATGGACGACGTTCTACGGACATATGGTCACTATTGGATTGAGTGAATTCGTGGATTGGCGCCCTGCGGGTCCGGGTGACATTGATCAAGGCATCAAACAAGTTCACGCACACGGCGGGATTGCTGGCATGGCGCATCCTTATCGCATCGGTAGTCCAATGTGCACCGGCTGTTTCTGGGAGTTCGACATCCAGGATTGGAGTCAGCTGGATTATATCGAAGTATGGTCAGGGACCTTTCCTTCGATCAAGACAGACAATACCCGCGCATTCCGACTCTGGACAGAACGCTTGAACGACGGCTTCCATATCGCAGCTACGTCGGGACGGGACTGGCATGTACAGGAACAGACCGATGCCCCCATTGCGGCTACGTATTTGCTGCTCGATGAGACAGAAGGCAGCGTGACCGAACAAGCCGTGCGCGCGCTTGCCGCAGGCAGGGCATCGGTGACGATGGGGCCTTTCGTGACGATGGAACTGCATACAGAATTGGCTGTATACGGTATCGGCGATTGTGTACCCATGAAGGAGCGACTTGAGAGTTACGAAGCGGTCTTGGAGATTGATTTTCAGGCTAGAGAAGGCATGTGGACGTTTCCCGAAGCAGGCTATTTGATTATAATCGTAAGCAACCTTGGCATTATTGGAGAACAACAAGCGGATTCGAATCAGAAGGAGTATCGCTTCGAGATCCCCGGCGATGGTTTGAAGTGGGTTCGGGCGGAGCTTAAAGGAACGGTACGCGGGCTGTACACGACGATTGCTTTTACCAATGCGATCTATGCAGAATTTGAATAA